In Corynebacterium ulcerans, one genomic interval encodes:
- the mutM gene encoding bifunctional DNA-formamidopyrimidine glycosylase/DNA-(apurinic or apyrimidinic site) lyase — translation MPELPEVEVVRRGLECHAVGKTLTSITVSHPRAVRYTEGGAQEIEARLRGRSLSSVHRRGKFLWFILDDSCALMVHLGMSGQMLIKHANAHSHPHTRIRCSLSDEEARGELWFVDQRTFGYWRLAELTYAHNRLVPEPMAHIAADLLEPAQDLMATVRLIKSKHVEIKKLLLNQEIVAGIGNIYADEMLWSAQIHPRQKAHRLSLSAIHSLLREGQIVMNKALLQGGTSFDSLYVNVNGESGYFDVSLHAYGQEGRPCGRCGCAVMREKFSNRSSHFCPQCQRLQ, via the coding sequence GTGCCTGAGTTGCCAGAGGTAGAGGTTGTTCGTCGAGGCCTGGAATGCCACGCTGTTGGGAAGACTTTGACGTCGATAACAGTCTCTCATCCGCGTGCTGTCCGCTATACAGAAGGTGGCGCACAGGAGATTGAGGCGCGGCTACGCGGGCGGTCGCTTTCCTCGGTGCATCGGCGTGGGAAGTTTTTGTGGTTCATTTTAGATGACTCCTGCGCGCTCATGGTGCACCTGGGCATGAGTGGGCAGATGCTTATTAAGCATGCCAACGCTCACTCGCATCCCCATACCCGGATTCGTTGTTCCCTGAGCGATGAAGAGGCACGAGGGGAATTATGGTTTGTAGATCAGCGCACGTTTGGCTACTGGCGACTTGCTGAGTTGACCTATGCCCATAATCGATTAGTTCCCGAACCAATGGCCCATATAGCGGCCGATCTATTGGAACCCGCGCAAGATCTTATGGCAACAGTGCGATTGATAAAATCCAAGCATGTAGAGATTAAAAAACTGCTTCTTAATCAAGAAATCGTTGCGGGAATCGGCAATATATATGCAGATGAAATGCTGTGGTCTGCGCAAATACATCCTAGGCAGAAAGCACATCGGCTTTCCCTGAGCGCGATTCACTCGCTTCTGCGCGAGGGACAAATAGTGATGAATAAAGCCCTATTGCAGGGTGGAACGAGTTTTGATTCGCTATACGTCAATGTAAATGGGGAGTCTGGCTATTTTGACGTTTCTTTGCATGCGTATGGGCAAGAAGGAAGACCTTGCGGGCGCTGCGGTTGTGCGGTGATGCGGGAAAAATTCTCCAACAGATCAAGTCACTTTTGTCCACAATGTCAGCGGTTGCAGTAA